One segment of Primulina tabacum isolate GXHZ01 chromosome 6, ASM2559414v2, whole genome shotgun sequence DNA contains the following:
- the LOC142549285 gene encoding uncharacterized protein LOC142549285: MAGEVVRSAAKLTGVLLIPGGIRGKAPEHLPVSSSARRPFSACSSVSAMTSGEEAAGDREPMPRVVFHGEPTLEEAKEATSELILGLEKIYPWSRDYDGHGNSVTAKHELNSSLSNSQVGQAKASVSGEITTEPAVPKTVYTAFRLLRESSVAQNVVASIASDPNVVQAVRQNQQLQEFLRSERTRWASSRSVTGAERLDELNAESIENPSNDAESKPGINFEDLLKIIKDMVYMIKNVSDLFKNLFGREGAKSSANGDPGAPGASAEHVIEASLLGLAIMVIMLIFLKRF; encoded by the exons ATGGCTGGTGAAGTGGTGAGGTCGGCGGCGAAGCTTACAGGAGTCCTGCTGATCCCGGGTGGTATCCGAGGCAAGGCGCCGGAGCACCTGCCGGTATCATCATCCGCGCGCAGGCCCTTTTCTGCTTGCTCTTCCGTGTCAGCGATGACGTCCGGGGAGGAGGCTGCCGGTGACCGTGAGCCGATGCCGAGAGTTGTTTTCCACGGGGAGCCGACTCTTGAAGAGGCCAAAGAGGCCACTTCTGAACTCATCCTCGGCCTTGAGAA GATATATCCGTGGTCTCGTGATTATGATGGACACGGGAATTCAGTCACCGCGAAACACGAGTTGAACTCATCTCTTTCAAACTCACAAGTCGGACAAGCTAAAGCTTCTGTTAGCGGTGAGATTACAACAGAACCCGCGGTACCAAAGACAGTTTACACGGCTTTTAGGCTCTTGCGTGAGAGCTCTGTGGCTCAG AATGTTGTCGCTTCAATTGCTTCTGATCCAAATGTGGTGCAAGCGGTACGACAGAACCAACAACTTCAAGAGTTTCTGCGTTCGGAAAGGACGC GTTGGGCCTCATCGCGTTCGGTTACTGGTGCTGAGAGACTTGATGAGTTAAATGCAGAAAGCATAGAAAACCCATCAAACGATGCAGAATCTAAGCCGGGCATCAATTTTGAGGATCTTTTAAAGATAATTAAGGATATGgtttatatgattaaaaatgtgTCTGATTTgttcaaaaatttatttggaCGTGAAGGGGCCAAGTCCTCTGCAAATGGTGATCCTGGAGCTCCCGGAGCAAGTGCTGAACATGTTATAGAAGCATCATTGTTGGGACTGGcaattatggtaattatgctaATTTTTTTGAAGCGATTTTAA